A portion of the Lolium rigidum isolate FL_2022 chromosome 1, APGP_CSIRO_Lrig_0.1, whole genome shotgun sequence genome contains these proteins:
- the LOC124647459 gene encoding arogenate dehydrogenase 2, chloroplastic-like yields the protein MAMSSSTSSRLHLPSSWHATTTKATCRWRRQRFLPVAAAAAPLRLRAVHATDAAAGQPIDAGSGAADGPDDQHPRLKIAIVGFGNFGQFLARTFARQGHTLLAHSRTDHSAAAAALGATFFADPHDLCESQPDVVLLATSILSAKAVLATLPVHRFRRNTLFVDVLSVKEFPKNLLLASLPDDFDIICTHPMFGPESAGGGWGGLKFVYDEVRVGDCPARRARADAFLDIFAREGCTMVNMSCARHDELAAATQFLTHTVGRMLALLGLEPTPIDTMGYQALLRLVANTCSDSFDLYNGLFMYNQNSTELLNRLESAMDEIKRRLFDELHQVLRKQLFEGSPPLNTDSPGSSSPPLNKNSPGSSSPPLNTDRPDSSTPPLKGDSPDSSSATESSDHDQDGNNEKSENN from the coding sequence ATGGCGatgtcttcctccacctccagccgCCTCCACCTACCCTCGTCCTGGCACGCCACCACGACCAAGGCGACATGCCGGTGGCGGCGTCAGCGCTTCCTTCCCGTGGCAGCTGCCGCTGCcccgctccgcctccgcgccgtACATGCCACGGACGCCGCCGCGGGGCAGCCGATCGACGCCGGGTCCGGCGCCGCTGACGGGCCGGACGACCAGCACCCGCGGCTGAAGATCGCCATCGTGGGGTTCGGCAACTTCGGCCAGTTCCTAGCGCGCACCTTCGCGCGGCAGGGCCACACGCTGCTCGCCCACTCCCGCACCGACcactccgccgccgcggccgccctgGGCGCGACCTTCTTCGCGGACCCGCACGACCTCTGCGAGTCCCAGCCGGACGTGGTCCTCCTCGCCACCTCCATCCTCTCCGCCAAGGCCGTCCTCGCCACCCTCCCGGTGCACCGCTTCCGCCGCAACACGCTCTTCGTCGACGTGCTCTCCGTCAAGGAGTTCCCCAAGAACCTGCTCCTCGCCTCCCTCCCCGACGACTTCGACATCATCTGCACGCACCCCATGTTCGGGCCGGAgtcggccggcggcggctggggCGGGCTCAAGTTCGTCTACGACGAGGTTCGCGTCGGCGACTGCCCGGCCCGCCGCGCCCGAGCTGACGCCTTCCTGGACATCTTCGCGCGCGAGGGTTGCACCATGGTGAATATGTCCTGCGCCCGGCACGACGAGCTCGCCGCCGCCACGCAGTTCCTCACGCACACCGTCGGGAGGATGCTCGCGTTGCTCGGTCTCGAGCCCACGCCCATCGACACCATGGGGTACCAGGCGCTGCTCCGGCTCGTGGCGAACACCTGCAGCGACAGCTTCGACCTCTACAATGGGCTGTTCATGTACAACCAGAACTCCACCGAGCTGCTCAACCGCCTCGAGTCCGCCATGGACGAAATCAAGAGGAGGCTGTTTGACGAGCTCCACCAGGTGCtccggaagcagctctttgagGGGTCGCCGCCGTTGAACACCGACAGTCCcggttcctcctcgccgccgttgaACAAGAACAGTCCCGGTTCCTCCTCACCTCCGTTGAACACGGACAGACCGGATTCCTCCACGCCGCCGTTGAAGGGGGACAGCCCGgattcctcctccgccaccgagtCAAGCGACCATGATCAAGACGGCAACAATGAGAAGTCGGAAAATAATTAA
- the LOC124647470 gene encoding uncharacterized zinc finger CCHC domain-containing protein At4g19190-like: MELGLEEESVFYGPGWTVRSAHWITVKHTDEDTERPTNPLRLGGRGKLGFGGRRGEPAREVTAAGEMEEGVEGSGGGGVGRKIPAGEVELKEKSGTAWSHSFLNQKPWHPLSYPNQRRKWIAEQIHTNRARRDEEVQREFAQEQEFFRQTALFSKKDKEKMEVMKAVSFMYVRPPGYNPESAKAAEIEDEKRKMDQGDAAEGAVAASTSSVPDNELDKTQSGPDKKRSRPKDVFGRSLPTEQEFEVLKNAPRLDTGAPARPKPFGVEVRNVRCLRCGNYGHQSGDRECPMKDIIMPNEESRLKRDDPLTAIKAQTDSSEPLKWELKQKPGMSPPRGGYNPDDPNQQIVAEDIFDEYGGFLGDVDIPALLTNFSTSKSKKSSKRKSKHKESGLGAYAEFERHHSSYHSSTDSEPEKSIRTSASKRKKKYCSESSYSDAEVEDGKRRAKQKSRHRRQKKHVSESSSDSEVDASDLEPEKSNRTSASKRKKKYCSESSYSDAEVEDRKRRAKQNSRHRHKKKHMSESSSDSEVDASDLEPEKSNRASASKRKKKYCSESSYSDAEVEDRKRRAKQKSTHRHKKKHVSESSSDSEVEVDTRRHPKREHMKKKKEAMEITPSSLSRDKGYTVSKRHSREKQHNSDSSSESRWHPTRWQDKRSHSDARSSEDKHHSRRSREKRHRNMPDFPGSNRPLRRSNEKRDYTELSARESDRSARRPREKSRYSDPSTSEYSDSDRRNSHRRRRRK; the protein is encoded by the exons ATGGAATTAGGTTTGGAGGAAGAGAGCGTCTTTTACGGGCCGGGCTGGACGGTCCGGTCGGCCCACTGGATAACCGTCAAGCACACGGACGAGGACACGGAGAGGCCCACGAACCCACTCCGGCTCGGCGGCCGGGGGAAATTGGGATTTGGGGGAAGACGAGGAGAGCCAGCCAGGGAGGTGACGGCGGCGGGGGAGatggaggagggggtggaggggAGCGGCGGGGGCGGGGTGGGGCGGAAGATCCCGGCGGGGGAGGTGGAGCTGAAGGAGAAGTCGGGGACGGCGTGGAGCCACTCGTTCCTGAACCAGAAGCCATGGCACCCGCTCTCCTACCCCAACCAGCGCCGCAAGTGGATCGCCGAGCAGATCCACACCAACCGCGCGCGCAGGGACGAGGAGGTGCAGCGCGAGTTCGCGCAGGAGCAGGAGTTCTTCCGACAGACCGCGCTATTCTCAAAAAAGGACAAGGAGAAG ATGGAGGTAATGAAAGCTGTGAGTTTCATGTACGTCCGCCCACCTGGATACAATCCAGAGAGTGCAAAAGCTGCTGAAATTGAAGATGAGAAGAGGAAGATGGATCAAGGTGATGCAGCTGAAGGTGCTGTAGCTGCAAGTACCTCTTCAGT GCCCGACAATGAACTCGACAAGACCCAGTCAGGCCCAGATAAGAAAAGGAGTAGGCCAAAAGATGTCTTTGGCCGTTCATTGCCAACAGAACAGGAATTTGAAGTTCTGAAAAATGCTCCAAG GTTGGACACAGGTGCCCCTGCTAGACCTAAACCATTTGGAGTTGAAGTTCGTAACGTTAGATGTTTAAGATGTGGAAACTATGGCCATCAGAGTGGTGACCGGGAATGTCCCATGAAGGATATTATAATGCCTAATGAGGAGAGTCGATTGAAAAGGGATGATCCACTTACAGCGATAAAGGCGCAAACTGATTCAAGTGAG CCTTTGAAGTGGGAGCTTAAGCAAAAGCCAGGCATGAGCCCTCCTCGAGGTGGATACAACCCAGATGACCCTAATCAGCAGATTGTAGCAGAAGATATATTTGATGAATATGGAG gaTTTCTTGGTGATGTTGACATTCCGGCTCTCCTTACCAACTTTTCCACAAGTAAATCGAAGAAGAGTTCCAAGCGAAAAAGCAAGCACAAGGAGTCTGGGCTTGGTGCTTATGCAGAATTTGAAAGACACCATAGTAGTTATCATTCATCAACAGATTCAGAACCTGAAAAGAGCATTAGGACATCAGcaagcaagagaaagaaaaaatattGTTCTGAATCATCATATTCTGATGCGGAGGTGGAAGATGGAAAACGAAGAGCCAAGCAGAAGTCAAGGCACAGGCGCCAGAAGAAACATGTGTCAGAATCCTCTTCCGATTCGGAAGTCGATGCCTCAGATTTGGAGCCTGAGAAGAGCAATAGGACATCAGcaagcaagagaaagaaaaaatattgttccgaatcatcatATTCTGATGCAGAGGTGGAAGATAGAAAACGAAGAGCCAAGCAGAACTCAAGGCACAGGCACAAGAAGAAACACATGTCAGAATCCTCTTCCGATTCAGAAGTCGATGCCTCAGATTTGGAGCCCGAGAAGAGCAATAGGGCATCAGcaagcaagagaaagaaaaaatattGTTCTGAATCGTCATATTCTGATGCAGAGGTGGAAGATAGAAAACGAAGAGCCAAGCAAAAGTCAACGCACAGGCACAAGAAGAAACACGTGTCAGAATCCTCTTCTGATTCAGAAGTTGAAGTTGACACAAGAAGGCATCCTAAGAGAGAGcatatgaagaagaagaaagaggcaaTGGAAATTACCCCATCTTCCCTCTCTAGAGATAAAGGATACACAGTAAGCAAGAGGCATTCGAGGGAGAAGCAGCACAACAGTGACTCAAGTTCTGAGAGCAGGTGGCATCCAACACGATGGCAGGACAAGCGATCCCACAGTGACGCACGTTCTTCCGAGGACAAGCATCATTCAAGGAGATCAAGGGAGAAGCGACATCGCAACATGCCAGATTTTCCTGGCAGCAATAGGCCTTTACGGAGATCGAATGAGAAGCGGGACTATACCGAATTGAGCGCTCGTGAAAGTGATAGAAGTGCAAGGAGACCAAGGGAGAAATCACGCTACTCTGATCCAAGTACTTCAGAGTATTCAGATTCTGATCGGCGCAATAGTCACCGCCGCCGTAGAAGAAAGTGA